The Pseudanabaena sp. ABRG5-3 genome includes the window TGCAAAAACAACGATATGTACAGGAAGATTTTATTTCGATCGCCTTAATTGTGTTTGGGATGGCAGTAATCGTGGAGACGATGCACGCAGTCCAGCTAACCATGATGGGTGCAAAAATAGATAATGTGTGGATTTTGCAGCAAAGAATTGCCCTAAGTTCTGCAATTTTAAGTAGTTTATGGTCGCCAGTAATTTATTTTCCGCTTAGCCGTTGGTGGCGCTCAATAGCCAGACCAAAAGATTAAAAATTGGTCTTTGCCCTGCCACATTTTTATAATAATGCGTTGATGGCGATTGTTATTTGTAAGACAAGCAGCTTAGCTTATGTCCCTTGTCTACTTAGCATCAGGAGCTATTAGAACTATTAACTTAAAATGGAATATCTATTTTTTGGTTTAGCGATCGCTTTAGTCATTGGCTTTGAGTTTGTGAATGGGTTTCATGACACGGCTAATGCTGTGGCTACTGTTATTTATACAAATACGCTAAAGCCAACCTATGCAGTTGTCCTATCGGGAATTTGTAATTTGCTGGGAGTACTCACTTCAAGCGGGACAGTTGCCTTTGCAATTATTGCGCTGTTGCCTGTAGATCTAGTGGTGAATAGTTCAACATCACAGAGCTTGGTAATGGCGATCGCTTTACTGCTGTCAGCAATGATCTGGAATTTGGGAACTTGGTATTTGGGATTGCCTGTATCCAGCACCCATACTTTAATTGGCTCAATTACTGGAATTGGGATTGCTAATTCTGTAACAAATTCTTTCTCTTCGACAAATAGCTATTGGTGGGATGGCATTAATTGGCTGAAGATGCAGGAAATATTGATTTCGCTTGTAATTTCGCCATTGCTGGGATTTTGCGGTGCAGCAATTCTATTTCTACTTGCTAAATATTTAATCCGCCAAGAGGAACTTTATATAGCACCAGAAGAGAATGTCCCTTCACCATGGATTCGCGCTGTGTTGATTTTGACCTGTTCGGGGGTGAGTTTTGCCCATGGTTCTAATGATGGGCAGAAAGGAATGGGTTTAATGATGCTGATTTTGGTCGCAATTTTACCCAGCTTTTTTTCTTTAAATTTGCATACAAGTCCTCAAGCGATCGCCCAATTAGTCGCCTCATCAAACTCTGCGATTCCCATTTTATCTTCGCAATTTATTGCCAATACTAATCAAGATCCATCTTTTACAAACAGTCGTGATGAACTTAGTCAGTTTCTCAAACCACAGGGACAGGTAAATGAAAATATTTGGCGATCGCTAGTTGATGAGAGTCAAATCATTGCCGAGAAATTATCGGCTAATAGCAATTTGCTGGATATTGCTGCAAGCGATCGTCGTCAAGTTAGAGATGATATTTATCTGGTCGCCAGTGCTATTAGCAAATTAGAAAAACAACAACAATTGACTAATTTTGAGCATCCAGAAATAATCACTAACTATCGCAATCAATTGGATCATCTCACCAAATTTATTCCCTATTGGATCAAAATCACAATTGCTCTGGCTCTCGGTTTAGGAACAATGATTGGCTGGAAGCGAGTAGTCGTTACCGTGGGCGAGAAAATTGGCAAAGAGCATCTAAATTATGCCCAAGGAGCATCGGCTGAGCTAATCACGATGACGACAATTAGTGCTGCTGATTATTTCGGATTACCTGTAAGTACTACACATATTCTTTCCTCAGGCATTGCTGGCTCGATGGTTGCAAATCGTTCTGGTTTACAGTTCAACACTTTAAGGAATTTGTTGTTAGCTTGGTTGTTAACTTTGCCAAGCTGTATCTTGTTAGGATTTTTAACCTACACAATACTTTTACTTATGATTAATACTTAGTGATTTAGTCCACCTTGCAAAGACACTCACCAAGAACTTATCCACAGGGAAGAAAGTAAGAGGTTCAACTTGTAGCATGTATAGCTGACATAAAACCCAAGAAGAGAATGGCGGCGCGAAGCGCCGCCATTCTCTTCTTGGGTTTTGATTTTGTCCTGATACAAGCGACAGCAGCTATACCTCTCACATCGGATTGCTATACAATACCTACTAGCAGTTTTAATTTCTTAATAATTTGTTGTATTAAATCCTATGGCACTAAAGAAAGGTACACTCGTTCGTGCAATCCGCGA containing:
- a CDS encoding inorganic phosphate transporter; this translates as MEYLFFGLAIALVIGFEFVNGFHDTANAVATVIYTNTLKPTYAVVLSGICNLLGVLTSSGTVAFAIIALLPVDLVVNSSTSQSLVMAIALLLSAMIWNLGTWYLGLPVSSTHTLIGSITGIGIANSVTNSFSSTNSYWWDGINWLKMQEILISLVISPLLGFCGAAILFLLAKYLIRQEELYIAPEENVPSPWIRAVLILTCSGVSFAHGSNDGQKGMGLMMLILVAILPSFFSLNLHTSPQAIAQLVASSNSAIPILSSQFIANTNQDPSFTNSRDELSQFLKPQGQVNENIWRSLVDESQIIAEKLSANSNLLDIAASDRRQVRDDIYLVASAISKLEKQQQLTNFEHPEIITNYRNQLDHLTKFIPYWIKITIALALGLGTMIGWKRVVVTVGEKIGKEHLNYAQGASAELITMTTISAADYFGLPVSTTHILSSGIAGSMVANRSGLQFNTLRNLLLAWLLTLPSCILLGFLTYTILLLMINT